A window from Mytilus galloprovincialis chromosome 8, xbMytGall1.hap1.1, whole genome shotgun sequence encodes these proteins:
- the LOC143042131 gene encoding uncharacterized protein LOC143042131, with product MHRIFVGMIFIHIASCQGPKDVVFVLDRSGSLDASDVTDAIEFIYNVTTWLTIGDNNTLISLVTFSDDVTEEFNLGNFPNKTDLLSAIESLSNMTSYGGTFTFDALEFVLTSSFNESSDGRSGAERAIVVLTDGASLNYLQTVTMADRTRSELGAEIFSIGIGSTQDVDELNAIASDPDNYYALSAQDFVYLCNLVPTLVIRLDITVNATLSEGCPVFIPTTLQTKAPQKTTTPPTVTTTSKEELSTTETSTVMRTTMVETSTKQQIITLDNTTITETTTSLETTSGVGQTTPAEYTITPGKIPTTSLESTSGVRQTTPAVYTTTPLKIPTTSLESTSGVRQTTTSKYNTTPEQITTTSLETSSAEQTTTALTSTTLRQLTTTSLETASTAGQSSTIAPYTTATERTTTTSETTLGKEATASGQDITTKQAVHMTTSLTASSTAISTFHSINSQEKPESISDSSSSSFSTGAAIGIITAFLFLTLLLILLFCLRKKIRSRKKASPMSKEDCMIRQYTQTSLGAPKPLSYREATFTGKTDTNGQLTRQSSNLSMFDAYV from the exons ATGCATAGGATATTTGTTGGAATGATCTTCATTCATATAGCTTCTTGTCAAGGTCCAAAAG ATGTTGTATTTGTTCTTGATAGATCTGGAAGTTTAGATGCATCTGACGTCACCGATGCTATTGAATTCATCTATAACGTTACAACATGGTTGACAATTGGAGACAACAATACATTGATATCATTAGTGACATTCAGTGATGATGTCACAGAAGAATTCAACCTAGGAAATTTTCCAAACAAAACTGACTTACTATCTGCAATAGAAAGTTTAAGTAACATGACATCTTATGGCGGTACTTTTACTTTTGACGCTTTGGAATTTGTTCTTACGTCATCATTTAATGAAAGTAGCGATGGAAGATCTGGTGCTGAAAGGGCTATTGTTGTTTTAACAGATGGTGCTTCCCTAAACTATCTTCAGACTGTAACCATGGCGGATCGTACACGGTCAGAACTTGGTGCCGAAATATTTTCTATAGGCATAGGTTCGACACAAGATGTTGATGAACTTAACGCTATAGCCAGTGACCCCGATAATTACTACGCATTATCTGCACAGGATTTTGTATATCTATGTAACTTAGTTCCTACTCTGGTTATAAGACTTG ATATCACAGTCAATGCTACCTTATCTGAGGGATGTCCTGTGTTTATACCAACAACACTTCAGACAAAAGCACCACAGAAAACTACTACACCACCAACAGTTACAACGACAAGTAAAGAAGAACTATCGACAACCGAAACATCAACTGTAATGAGAACAACCATGGTTGAAACATCTACTAAACAACAGATAATTACTTTGGATAACACAACCATCACAGAAACAACTACTTCATTAGAAACTACAAGTGGTGTTGGGCAAACAACACCTGCCGAATATACTATTACTCCTGGGAAAATACCAACTACGTCGTTAGAAAGTACAAGTGGTGTAAGGCAAACAACACCTGCCGTATATACTACTACTCCTTTGAAAATACCAACTACGTCGTTAGAAAGTACAAGTGGTGTAAGGCAAACAACAACATCTAAATATAATACCACTCCGGAACAAATAACAACTACGTCATTAGAAACTTCAAGTGCTGAGCAAACAACAACAGCTTTAACTTCCACCACTCTTAGACAATTAACAACTACATCATTAGAAACTGCCAGTACTGCCGGGCAATCATCAACAATAGCTCCATATACTACCGCCACTGAAAGAACAACTACCACATCAGAAACCACTTTAGGCAAAGAAGCTACCGCATCAGGGCAAGACATAACTACGAAACAGGCTGTGCATATGACGACTTCATTAACTGCTTCATCAACAGCCATATCAACATTTCATAGTATAAACAGCCAAG AAAAACCAGAATCTATAAGTGACAGTTCTAGCAGTTCATTCAGCACCGGAGCAGCAATAGGGATAATCACAGCATTTCTGTTTCTTACTCTCTTGCtcatacttttattttgtttGCGGAAAAAAATACG ttCAAGGAAAAAAGCCTCACCAATGAGTAAAGAAGACTGTATGATAAGACAATACACTCAAACCAGCCTAGGAGCTCCAAAACCGTTATCGTATAGGGAGGCAACATTTACTGGTAAAACTGATACGAATGGCCAACTTACTAGACAGTCTAGCAATTTATCTATGTTTGATGCTTATGTATAA